The Obesumbacterium proteus DNA window TGCTGTAGCGGTCGATAACCAGTGCTTGCCACGTCACGGCGGCAGAACACACCCCAATCGCCTGCACAAAGCGCAGCACGAGAAGTTCGGTAGTGGTATCCACCCACAGCATGCCCAAGCAGCCAAGACTAAACAGAGTTAAGCCCATGGCTAAAACCGGCTTACGTCCGATGCGATCGGACAGTGGCCCCCATACCAGCTGCGCGAAGGCAAAACCAGCAAGGAAAATGCTGAGGCTTGCGCTGATAGCACCCGCAGAAGCATTGAGATCCTGCTGCATGGCACCAAAAGCAGGAAGATACATATCAGTGGCCAGATATCCCAGCATGCTCAATCCGGCCAGATAGAACATGAAAAATGATGAAGTTCGCATTATTTTGACTCGTTATATATTTGTTGCAGAATGAATGTGTGACGCGTGGAGTGTAGCGATCTCTCTAATTACTTGTGAAACGCTAATATTTGCTATCATGGATGAAAATTTTTGAAAGCAAGAAAAGTGAGGTAGCGCACATGTGGTCGGAATACTCATTAGAGGTTGTTGATGCAGTTGCTAGGACGGGAAGTTTTAGCGCCGCAGCGCAAGAACTGCACCGTGTGCCGTCTGCCGTGAGTTATACGGTACGCCAATTGGAAACATGGCTGGCGGTGTCACTGTTTGAACGACGTCATCGAGATGTTGAACTCACCGAAGCTGGCGCATTTTTTGTTGATGAAGCGCGAACTATTATCAAAAAAATGAATTCCACCCGTCGTCAATGCCAGCAGGTGGCAAATGGCTGGCGTGGGCAGCTAAATGTTGCAGTCGATCGCATCGTAAATCCCCGTCGAAGCCGCCAATTAGTTGTCGATTTTTACCGCCATTTCCCTGATATGGAATTAATGATCCATCCCGAAGTGTTCAACGGCGTATGGGATGCCTTAGTTGCCGGACGTGTAGAGGTAGCGATAGGGGCGACGCGAGCGGTTCCTGCCGGAGGACGTTTTTCTTTTCGCGATATGGGATTTCTACGTTGGCACTGTCTGGTGAGCCCCGATCACCCGCTGGCAAAACTGGAAGGCGAGTTAAGCGACGACAAAATTCGTCCTTTTCCCGCCTTGTGCATTGAAGACACCTCACGAGATCTGCCTAAGCGCGATACATGGCTATTAGACAACCAGCGCCGCTTGGTGGTGCCTGATTGGCAGTCTGCCTGTGATTGTCTAGAGAATGGACTTTGCGTTGGTCTGATGCCTGCACACATGGCGGAACCACTGGTGCATTCGGGTAAGCTGAAGATCTTGCAGTTGGCTCAGCCGTTTCCGGATAGCGCTTGCTGTGTCACTTGGGAAGACCATACCCGTTCACCGGCCATTGATTGGTTACTAGATTACTTAGGTGATACTGAAACGATGAATCAAGAGTGGCTCAGCCCTGAATAGGGTTAGAGCATGATGATTTGGCCGTTTGGTGGAACATCGTCTTCGTCGTGTGTCACTAGCAGGGTGGCAATATTCGCCTGTTGCAGTTCGCCAAATACCCATTGGCGAAACTGTTGTCGCAGCGATTTATCAAGCTTGGAAAAAGGTTCATCCAAGGCCACGGCGCGAGGGCGAGAAAGCAGGGTGCGCAACAAACTGATTCTGGCACGCTGACCGCCAGATAATTCATCAGGATAACGAGACGAAAACTCAGCCATGTCAATTTTCCCCAACGCCTGCGTGACCAGCTGATGCTGTTTTTCTTTGCCGATGTTTTCAGGTAAGGCGAAAAGCAGGTTTTGTGTAACGTTTAGGTGGGGAAACAATAAATCATCTTGGAATAACAGCCCGATTTTTCGCTGATAAGCCGGAAGTTCAGTCACCTCGTGATTATCAATCAGTACTTTTCCCTGCGTTGATAGAGGAGCATGAGCATGTCCCGCCATCGCCAGCAATAAGCTCGATTTCCCGCAGCCGCTTGGCCCCATCAGCGTCAGTATTTGGCCGCCTTCGACGCGGGTATTCAACGCTGAAGTTAGCGGCGTGCCATGCAGCAAAACTTGAAATTGCTCAAACGCTAAAACCGTCACAGTTTTTTGTTCCTTGTCAGTATGAATGGCAGAAATAGCGCGATACCGTAAACCAAAAGCGGAATGAACGTTTGCCACAAAGCGGCAACGGCAGCCATGCGGCGATCGATACCGGATGCATAGGCAACGGTTTCCGTTGCTAGCGTGGGGAAGCGCCCAGCGCCCAAGCCTAGCGTGGGTAAATATAATCCCATGCTAACCGCAAAACCTAGCGCTACGGAAAGCGCCAGTGGTTTATTCAACAAACGGATCTTAATACGCCAGAAACACGCCCAGGGCGACTTCCCAAGAGATTGTGCGGTGTAGATCAGCCGCGAATCGAAAGTCTGCCACGCGCCGCTGAGGCTAAGAAAATAGTACGGAACGACAAACACCATATGGGCAAAGATCACGCTGGGCAGCAGACCAATCACATCCAACCAAGCGGCCATGTGCTGCAAGCCGAAAATCAGGCTGATTTGTGGAATCAACAGAGGGGCGAGCAGAAGCCATAAATTTGTATTTCTACGCGTATAAAACTGCCATTCTAAAAACCCAACGCACAGCACTAAGCTCAATAGGTTTGCCATACAGGCAATCAGCAGACTATTTATAATCGGCGCACTAAGCTGATGAATGCTGGTAAGCCAATAATCATAGGTCCACTGTAGCGGAAAAGAAGATGAGAAAGGCCA harbors:
- the punR gene encoding DNA-binding transcriptional activator PunR — protein: MWSEYSLEVVDAVARTGSFSAAAQELHRVPSAVSYTVRQLETWLAVSLFERRHRDVELTEAGAFFVDEARTIIKKMNSTRRQCQQVANGWRGQLNVAVDRIVNPRRSRQLVVDFYRHFPDMELMIHPEVFNGVWDALVAGRVEVAIGATRAVPAGGRFSFRDMGFLRWHCLVSPDHPLAKLEGELSDDKIRPFPALCIEDTSRDLPKRDTWLLDNQRRLVVPDWQSACDCLENGLCVGLMPAHMAEPLVHSGKLKILQLAQPFPDSACCVTWEDHTRSPAIDWLLDYLGDTETMNQEWLSPE
- a CDS encoding ATP-binding cassette domain-containing protein — encoded protein: MTVLAFEQFQVLLHGTPLTSALNTRVEGGQILTLMGPSGCGKSSLLLAMAGHAHAPLSTQGKVLIDNHEVTELPAYQRKIGLLFQDDLLFPHLNVTQNLLFALPENIGKEKQHQLVTQALGKIDMAEFSSRYPDELSGGQRARISLLRTLLSRPRAVALDEPFSKLDKSLRQQFRQWVFGELQQANIATLLVTHDEDDVPPNGQIIML